GTCGCCGGTCTACGCTATGACCCACAAGTCGCCGCCCGCTTCATCGACCCGGCGCTATGGCGGGGATGAGCTTCGGCGCCGTCACCGGCACGGCGCATCGGGTACTGATTGTCGCCGGCGGGCCAAGTGCTCGCCCGCTTCGGGGCCGCTGTTTGCCGCCGTCCGTCCATGTGATTGCGGTCAACGGTGCTGCCGATTGGCTGCCGCGTTTCGACGCTTGGATCACAGTGGATCCGTCGGCGGCGAATCGGTCGCGCATGCGCAATCCCCGGCCTGTGTCAGTGAGGTACTACGCCTGCGTGCCGGACGACTACGGCCAGCCCACTGCGCGCTGCCTGGACCATCGCGCACCGCCTGAGCCCGGCATCACCTGGCTGCGGCGCCTCACTGGCTTCGGCCCGTGGGGCGCCCGGGCGGGCCTGAGTGCTGATCCGGCCGGCCTGCACACCGGTAACAGTGCCTATGCAGCGCTGGGTGTCGCGTATCTCATGCGGGCCTCGCGCATCGTGCTCGCAGGCGTGGACGGCAGCTCGGCAGCCCGGGTCGATGGCGGTCATCCGCGCGACCTGACCCATCTGCCCGCATTGTTTGCCAGCGCCACGGGGGAGCTGGCCCGAGCGGGCTGCGAAGTCGTCAACGCCAATCCGTTCAGTGCCGTGAGCTGCTTTCCCCGTCGCCCGCTCGATGAGGCGCTGGGCTGGCTGAGCGGCGCGCGAAAGTCTCACCTTCCCCTGTAAGTGAGACCGGCCGGTCATGGACAGTGCGGCCATGACCACTCTTGCTGACATCGACGCCGAGATCGCCCTGGTCAACGCCTCCATCGCGCGGACGCTGCAGGCCGTTGAAATGGGCAAAGGCAACCGTCGTGAGCGCCGCGAGGCGCTCGCGGAGCTGCGCGCGCACCGGCAGTACCTGCGGACGCAGCGTGCGCAGCTGCAGCGCGGCGGGGCGATCTCAGTACAGCTGGCCGACTTCAGCGGGCAGGGCACGTGAGCGAGTCTCGCAGCATCGTCTCCCGCGCCTTTGACGCCGCTGAGGCCGCTGCACTGCCCGTGCTCGACCGCGTGGGCAAGCTGGTGGATGCCGGCGTGCAAACCGTGGCGCCTGGTGCAGCGCTGGAGCGCGCCCGCAACCGCAAGGTGCTGGCGGCGGTGACCACGTCAGGCAGTGCCGCCTACGAAGGTGCACGGCCCAGCCGCAAGCGCAAGTTCCACTCCAACACGCAGAGCGGCGACGCGTTGTCGCGCACCTCAGCGGTGGCCCTGCGCAACCAGGCACGGCACCTGGAACGCAACAGCGACGTCGTGACCGGCGTCCTGGACAAGCTGGTGGATTTTTCGGTTGGCGCAAACGGCATCATGGTTGAGCCGATGCCGCGCGATCGCAACGGCGACATCCACAGTGATTTCGCCAAGCTCTTGCGCACCGAATGGGATCGCTGGAGTGAGCACCCGGAGGTCACCGGCCAGCATGATCGCGGCCAGGCCGAACGGCTTGCCCAGCGCACGCACTTTCGCGATGGCGAAGTGCTGGGTCAGCTCGTGCAAGGCCCCCGCAGTGATGGCCCGTATTTAGGTGATATTCCCCTGGCGGTCGAACTGCTGGAGCCGGATGTGCTCCCGCACGATTTCGACGACTTCGCCCAGAACATTCGGCAGGGTATCGCGCGCAACGACTGGGGCCGGCCCACGGCTTACCACGTGTATCGCGGCCATCCGGGCGACATGTGGAAGCTGGGCGATATTCGGACCAAGGAAGTCCCGGCCGCCAGCATGCTGCACCACGCGCATGTGACTCGCATTGGTCAGCTGCGCGGCATCTCCGCGCTGGCATCGGTCATCCCGCGCCTGCAGGACATTCACGAGTACGAGGACAGCGAGCGCCTGGCCAACAAGATGGCGGCCGACCTGGTGCTCAAGATCACGCGCGGCGCGCCTGAGATGTGGGGGAGCGGCGACGGCACGTCGACGTATGACCCGCTGGAGCCGCCGATCTTCCGCATGGATGGCGGCATGGTCGTCGCCAACACCGGCCCGGGCGAGGACGCCGAGTTCTTCAATTCCGGCCGGCCCAACAACCAGGCGGTGGACTGGGTCAACGGCATGCTGCGGCGTGTGTCCGGCGGCGTGGGGCTCACGTACTCCGCCGTAGCGCGCGACTACAACGGCACCTATTCGGCGCAGCGGCAGGAGCTGGTCGAGAACTGGCCGCATTACCACGCGCTGACCGGCCGGTTCGTGGCCCGCTGGACGCGTCCGCAGTACCAGGCGTTCGTCCGCTGGGTGGCGCTGGTGTACGGCGTACCCGCCGATCTGGACTTGAGCACGCTGGCCGATGCCATGTACCTCGGCCCGCCCATGCCCTGGATTGATCCGGAGCGCGAGGCCAACGCCAAGGTGATCATGATGCAGGCCTGCCTCACCAGCGCCGCCCGCGTGCAGCGCGAGCTGGGCCGCAGCTGGGAGGACGAGTACCAGCAGATCAAGCGCGAGATCGACGCGCGCCAGGCGATGGGCATCACCAGCTCAGCCGACCTGCCGCAGGCCGCCGTCACCCAGGCGGCGCCGACCCAATCCGAACCCACTCCCGACGACGGCCAGGCCCGCACGCGTGGCCAGGCCGGGCACCTGAAGGCAGTGAAATGAAACTCAAGATCCAGGCGCGCACACTCCGCCCCAAAGCCGCCGGCGGCCCAGATGGCGAGCTGCTCATCTACGGCGACATCGGGGAAACCTGGTGGGGCACCTACGTCGACGCCAACAGTGTCAACGAGCAGCTCACCGGCCTGAGCGCCACGCATCTGCTGGTGCGGATTAACAGCGGTGGCGGATCCGTCACCGATGGCATCGCCATCCTGAACATTATCCGCGGGCTGGGTATTCGCGTGACGGTCCGCATCGAGGGCATCGCCGCCAGCATCGCCAGCGTGATCGCCATGGCGGGCGACACCGTGCAGGCCTACGCCAACACCACCTTCATGGTGCATCTGCCCTGGTCGCTGGTGGCGGGTAACGCCGTGGAGCTGCGGGAGTTTGCCGACGTGCTCGACACGTTTGGCGAATCCATTGCCCAGAGCTACGCCCGCAAGACCGGTCGCACCGCCGACGAGGAGTTGGCCCGCATTAGCGACGGCAAGGACCACTGGTACAGCGCCACCCAGGCGCGTGATGAAGGCTACGTCGACGAGGTGCTCGACGAGCTGGAGCTGGCCGACGACGACGCGTCGGCCCAGTTCGCTCCGGCCATCGAGGCCATGACCCGTTATCGCACGGCGCCGCAAGCCATCGCGGCGTCTGTGCATCCCCATGTGGCGCGCGCCCTGCGCACCGCGGCGGCCGGCACCGCGCCGACCGCACCCGCTCAACCAACCCCTGCGGCGAGCGCCGCACACCCCGAGGAGTGCAACATGAAGTGGACAGCCATTGCCCAGGCGCTCGGCCTCACCGTGAAAGCCGACGCCACCGAAACCCAGGTCCGCGAGCAGGTGTGTCAGCACCTCAAGCTCGATGCCAGCGTCGGCGACGACGCCGTGATGGCCGCGGTGCTCAAAGCCCAGGCCGGCGTTGCGCCTGCGCAACCCGCACCCGCCGAGCCGCAGCCGGCGGAGCCGACGCGCGCTGAGCAGATCAATCAGATCTTCGCGTTCGCCGCCGAGGCTCGCCCCGATGATGCGCAGCTCACCCAGCTGCGGGCGGCGGCACACATCGGCAACGAAGACCTCGCCACTGTGCGCACACAGCTGCTGGCCTACATGGAGCAACACCCGGTCTCGGCCAGCTCGGTCGGCGGGCGGTACGTGGCGGCCGAGGCCGGCGAGGATGAGCGTGACAAGCGCATCAACGCGGCGGGCGACTACCTGGTGCACCGCTCCGGCGTCACGTCGCATGGTGGTGAGGAGGCCAAGCGCATTCGCCAGGCCATGAACGGCAACCCGTTCCGCGGGCATAGCTACTCCGACATCGCCCGCTCGGTGCTTGAGGACAATGGCATCAACTGCCGAGGCATGGGGCGTATCGAAGTGGTCGAGGCGGCCATTCGTGCAGCCGCCACGCATACCACCAGCGATTTCCCCCACATCTTCGAGAACGCCTTGCACAAAACGCTCGTGCTCGGCGGTCAGGCTGTCAATCCGACGTGGCGTCGGTTCTGCCGCACAGGTTCCATCGCGGACTTCCGCGAGCACCCACGCTATCGCGCGGGCTCGTTCTCGAGTCTTGAGGCCGTAAACGAGGCGGGCGAGTACCCGCACGGCACCATCGCCGACGCCGAGCGCGAGTCGATCACCGGTCGCAGCAAGGGCAAGCGCCTGAGCATCACGCGCGACATGCTCATCAACGATGACATGGGCGTCTTCTCGAACATCGCCTTCCTGCTGGGGCAGGCGGCCGAGCGCTCCATCGAGATCGATGTCTACGCCCTGTTCGCACTCAACAGCGGCAATGGCCCGACGCTGGGCGATGGCAAGGCCATGTTCCATGCCGATCACAACAACATTGCCGCCGTGGCCGCAGCGCCGAGCGTGGAGGCAATTGAGGCTGCCCGCGTGCTGATGGGTAACCAGCAGGACGTCGGTGGCAACGACTTCCTGGACATTCGGCCGGACCTCTGGCTGGGGCCACTGTCGCTGGGCGGCACCGCCCGTGTGGTCAACAACTCCGAGTACGACCCGGATGCGACCAACAAGCTCCAGCGCGTCAACAAGGTTCGTGGCCTGTTCTCCGACGTGGTCGATACGCCCCGGCTCACGGGCACGCCCTGGTACATGCTCGCCAGCCCGGCGATCGAGCCAGTCTTCGAGGTCGCCTTCCTGGACGGCATCGAGGAAACGCAGCTCGCAATGGAGGAAAAGTTCTCCACCGCCGGCATGGAGTGGCGCGTGATCCGCGACTACGCGGTCGGAGGCGTCGGCTACCGCGGCATCGTCAAGAACGCGGGCGCGTCGTCCTAACCGGCGGCGCTACCCACTGCACCTGATCGCGCATACGGATCCAACGAGAGGACAAGAACATGCGGAACTTTGTGAAAGAGGGCTACGACCTCGACTACCCGAACCCGGACGGCGCGGCCGCGTTGTCGGCCGGCGACCCCCTGCGCTATGGCGACAACCTGGTGGCCGTGGCCCTGGTCGACATCGCCGCCGGCGTCACGGGCTCGGTCGTTACCGAGGGCGTCGTCACCCTGACCAAGCTGGGCGCGGACGCCATGGAAATCGGCGACCGCGTATTCCTGGACCACGCCAACAAGCGTGTGCAGCTCGCGACGGGCAGTGACGGCGGCTCGCCCGATCTGGCGTTCGTGTGCGCAGGCGTGGTGGTCGAGGCGGCTGCCGGCAGCGGCACGACAACCGTCAAGGTCAAGCTGAACGTCAGTCAGCCCACCGCCTAAGCGGTCACCGGAGCGCAGATCATGGGGTTCGACGCACGGGCTACGGAGATGACGGGCCGCCTGTTCGCCGCTTTCGGCGATCCGGCGAGCCTGACCGTGCCCGGCGGCGAACCCCTCTCTGTGACCGCTGAGCTGAACGAGGACGCGAACGCCGAGACCGTGCCGGGCCTGCCGCGTAGTGCCATGCGCGAGCGACTGCCGATGATCAATTTGCAGAAGACCGAGGTCGAGCAGGCGCCGCCGCGTGGTACGCGTATCGACTTCACCGATCTTGGCCGCGCGTTTGTCGTGGACTCGCTCCAGGAGTCCACCGACGACGAGTGGATCGTCGCCGCGCGTGAGGTGAGTTGATGGACGTGCGCCTGGCATTCGAGGGCGAACGCGCGGTGCTGAGCGCGCTGGCGACGTCCGAGCGCTACGCCCGTGCCGGCCTGCGCCGTGCTGCCAATCGTGCGGCGTCGCGGTTGCGCACGCGCGCCGTCAAAGGCATCACCGGCGAATGGCACCTCAAGGCCAGCTACGTGCGAGGCCGTTTGCATGTGGGTCAGGCGGCTGGCGGCCATGCGAATGCCTACGTGCGGGCCCGGCGGCGCGCCACACTCACCGCCCGGTTTCCCCACCGGCAGGTGTACCGCACACGCAAAGGCCGTCGAATCAAGGCGGGCGTGAGCGTTCGCATTCGCCGCGGTCGTGGCCCCCAGCGCATCTACAGCGGTTTTCTCGTGCCGCTGAAGCGAGGCAACCAATCGGCGGGTTCGCTGGGTCAGGCCATTGCGGTGCGTACGTCCGTGTTGCGCCGGCTGGGCAAGCGCATCGATGCCGGGTCAGTCGGTGGATCCGGGGCCCGGCAATACCAGGTGCTGCACACCACCAGCGTGTTGGAGATGTTCCGCGAGCAAGTCGAGCGTGGTGAGGTGCTGACCGATGTACAGCGCTATTTCCTCGAGCAGGTGGACAAGGAAATGCAGCGCGCGATCGCGAGGGCCACGGCATGAGCGCTGTACCGCGCGAGGAGCGCTGCCTGCGCGAAATCATCCGCAGGCTGCAACAGATCACCCCGGCCAACGGCTATCTGACCAATGCCGGCGCATCCGTCGCGCTGGACCCGCCGGATAGCCACGGCGATCGCGGCCCGTACCCGCGCATCGAGGTGCTCACGGCCGACACCGTTCCGGCTGCCGAATGGAGCCGCAGCCACGGGATGGTTGAGCTGCCGGTCGCAATCGCGGGGTTCGATGAAATCCCCGACACGCTGACCGAATCCACCGATCCGATCGATGTCGCCATGGCTGCCCGTATCGCCGCCGGCAATGTCTGGCTGGACATCATGCGCGCGCTGTTCACCGAGCCCGGCGCCTACGACGACGATCTGGCCGGCAACGCCCGCCGTTTTGCCTACGCCAGCCACGCCATTCATCCCCACGACGACGGCGGGCGCATCGCCGCCGCGATCATCGATACGACCGTGCAGTACGTGCTGCACGCCTCGGACCCGAGCCAATAGGAGAGCACCATGTCATTCCAGAAACGCACGTATGTCGGCAAGGGCCGCATCTATATCGGGCCGGTGGACGGCTCTGCTGCGCTGGCCTTCATCGGCAACGTGAGCGAGCTGACTTTCCAGCACAACGAGAACAAGGTGGGCGTGCCGGACTTCACGCGCTCGGGCGGTGGCGAGTATGACTCGCTGCGCCGCATTGATAGCGTGGAGCTGTCGATGGCCAAGTGGGACATCCTGCTGCCCGCCAACCTGGCGCGTGCGACGCGGGGCGCGGCCAGCGCCAACACCAGCACTACGGCGATCTCTGGTGAGGCGCATACGTTTTATCCCGGCGGTCTGGTGCCGTTTGCACGCATCCCGAACCCTGACTCGACGGTCACGGTGACGGATGCCGCCTCGCCGGCGGAAGGCGCCTATGTGGAGGGCACCGACTACGAGCGCACCAAGAGCGGCATCGTGGGGCTGGACGGCTCGAGCAAGACGCCTGGCTCAGCCATCACGGTGAGCTACACGCCGCTGGCCGAGGATGTGGTGGAGGCCCTGGTGCAGTCCGGCATGACCTATCGCCTGTTCTTCGAGGGTCTTAACGAGGCGGACAGCGACCGGCCGGTGCTGATCGACGTGCATCGCTTCAAGCCGGGTGTCGCCCAGTCCCTGGGCTGGATCGGCGCGGAGTTCATGCAGGCGCAGACAGCAGGGGATGTGCTGGCGGATGCCAGCATCACCACCGAGGGGCTGAGCCGGTTCTACAAGGTTCGCTACCAGCAGCCGTCTGCGTAAGTCCGGGCGATGACTGAGACATCCACCCAGCGCGCGGCGATCGAAGGCGATCGGCGAGAGCGCGTCGTTCATATCGACGGCGGGCCGATTGTTGTTCGCCCAGTGCGCGTCGGCGATCTGCCTGAGTTCCTGCGCCGGGGCGAAGGTCTGTTTAAGGCCGTGTTCAACGAGCAGTCGGAGGCGGACTGGGTGGAGCTGATCGTGGCCCACCTGCACGACGCGACAGGGTGGGTGTCGCTGGGATCCGGCGTGCCACGCGAGCGGCTGGAGAAGCTCCCGGCGGATGACGCCTTTGCGCTGACGCAGGCCGTGGTCGAGGTGAACCTGGATTTTTTCGCCGGCCGGGTCGCGAGGGCGGTCAACGTCCTGGTGGCCCGACTGGCGACAGCCCTATCAGCGACCTCTGCACCTGGCTCGACGACGCCTGCACCCGGCTCCTCGCCGGCGGCCACAGCCGAGCCGACATTGCCGGGTACTCACTGACGGAGTTACAGGCATGGGATCAGGCCGCGCAGCGTGCCGAGCGGGAGCGGATCAAAGCCATGGCGCTGGCGTTTCGCATCGGCGCCTGGGCGGGCGATCGCGATTTCGAGCAATGGATGACGGGCGATGAACCGGGGCACTGATTACATCGTCCGGATCCTCGGCGATGCCAAAGGGCTGGAGGCGGCGCGCCGCAAGGTGACCGGCCAGTTCCAGCGCATGCGGGAGGATGGCGCCCGCACGTTCACCTCGCTGCGGCAGAACATTTTTAGCGTGCGCGGTGCGTTGTTCGGCCTGGCCGGCGCGTTCTCCTTCAGTGCCATTGCGGCGGGTGCCCGACAAGCCGCCAGCGACTTGCAGGAGGTCCGCCGCAGCGCAGATTCGCTGGGCACCAGCGTCGAGCGGATCCAGGAGCTGAACTTCATCTTCCAGCGCCTGCTCCTGGACACCGACGATGTCGGTGATGCGCTTAACACCCTGGCTGACCGGGGCCTGGACGCGCAGTCCGGCATGCAGAGTTTCATCGACGATTTCCGCCTGATCGGCATCGAGGTCGAGGACCTGCGCGACAAGGATCCGGCCCAACTGTTCGAGCTGTTTGTCGACCGCATTGGGCGCATGGAAGACCCGACCCGCCGTAATGCCGCCGTGGTCCGCATTCTGGGCGACGACCTGGGCCGCAAGCTGCTGCCGTTCTTGATCCAGGGCGCCGAAGGGTTCGAGGACCTGCGCCGGCAGGCGCATGAGGCGGGCGCGGTCCTCGGCGAGCAGGCGATCGACGACGCGACCGAAGCCGCCCAGGCGTTTCGGGGCCTGAGCGAGGTATTCACTGCCACGCTGAACCGTGCGGTGGCAGATAACGCGGAGGGGTTCCGCGACCTAGCCAATACCCTCAACAGTCCCGGAGTGCAGACTGGGCTGAAAGGGATGGTTGGCTTTCTGTCCACGATCGCGGGCTGGTTGGTCAAGATCACCAAGCTGGCTGGCAACCTGGGCACTAACCTAGGCGAGTCCATCGCCGCGGCGATCTCTGGCGATGTCACGCAGTCGGTCGAGCAGATCGACAAGCAGATCGCGAAGATCCGGGCGCGGCTCGGCAGCAATACGCGTTTCTACTACCGTGGAGCGCCCGCACCGATCTCTGACGGTCAGCGCCACGATCTCGAGGCACAACTGGCCGAGCTTCAGCGCCTGCGCCAGCAGCTGGTCGAGGCTGAGGAGCGCGCCCGTTCCGAAGGTAGTGGCGGCGGAGGGCCGGGAGCCAGCGGCAACGGCCGTCTCGTTGGCACGGCAGACTCCTCGAACGATAGTACCCAGGCCATTCAGGCAATCATCGACCGCCTGCGCGAGCAGGTCGCCACCACCGGCGAGGCCGCGCAGGCCACCGAGATCTATCGCCTGGAAAAGCTGGGCGCGAGTGACGCGACGCTGCGCCTGGCGCGGGATCTACTCACGCAGCGCGAATCGCAAAAGGCGGCCGCCGAAGCGGCCGAGGCCGAACGCCAGGCGCAGGCCGATGCCGAGGAGGCGTTGCGCATGCGCAACGAAGCCATCGCGGAACTGCGGGCAGAGAACATCTCGCTGATCGCTGCGATGGAGGAAGAGATCGCCCTCCAGCATCTCGGCAACCGGGAGCGCGCACAGGCCATTGCCGTGCGGCGGCTCAATGTAGAGGCCACTGCCGAGGAGATCGCGCAGATCCGCGAGTTGGCCGGCGAGCTGTATGACCTCCACGAACGTGCGGACGAAACCGCCGAGGGCATGAGCGAGTACTTTCGCGAGGCGGCGCGGGGCATTCAGCGCTCCCTGGCCGACTTCCTCTTCGACCCGTTCGAGGAGGGACTGGACGGCTTGGTGGCCAGTTTCGCCGAAACGATCCAGCGCATGCTGGCCGAGGCCGCGGCCGCGCAGCTGGCGCGTGCCTTGTTTGGCGACGGGTTCGCCGCCGGCGGTGATCTCGGTGGGTGGGTGGGGCAGGGTTTGTCCTACCTGGCGGGCGGGGCGGGCACCAGCGCCGGCACCGGCCACACGGGGGGCATCATCGGCGGGGCAGGGCCACGCAAACAGGCATCGCCGCTGGCCTGGGCGGGTGCGCCCCGCATGCATCGCGGCGGGTTGCTGGGCCTGGCACCGGATGAGGTGCCGTTCATAGGTCTAAAGGGTGAGCGCGTGCTCTCGCGTGAGGAAACCCGCCAGTACGAACGCGGCGGCACAGTGGTCGTCAACGCGCCGATTACCACCCCCGATCCCCAGGCGTTTCGGCGCTCCAGCCAACAGGTCGAGGCGGCGATCGGGGCCGCCGTGTCTCGTGCCGTGAGGCGCAACCGATGAGCTTTATCGATGCCCGTCTGGACATGGGCTACGACTACGGTGCAGAGGGCGGCCGGAGCTGGAACACCAGTGTCATCACCTTGGCGGGTGGGCGGTCGATTCGGAACCAGAACTGGCAGGACTGGATCGGCCGCTGGCAGCTCGGCAATCGCGTCATCGACAAAGCGCAGCTCGACTACCTGGCCAGCTTCCATGCGCGGGCTCGCGGCATGTTGCACACGTTTCGCTACAAGGATTGGAATGATTACGAGCTGATCCAGGGGCTGCAAACGGTGGCTGACGGCCAGATCCAGCTGGCCAAAACCTATGGCGCCGGCGCTCCGGCGTATGTTTGCCCGATTACGCTGCCGGTGGACGGCACGCTGGTGATTCAGCACAGCGCCGACGGTATCGCCTGGTCGCCATGGACGGAGGACGCCGACTACAGCGCGGACTACAGCACCGGGGTTGTGACATTGCTGGGCAGCCCGCCGCCGGCGCCTGCCTACGTGCGGGCGTCCTGCGAATTCGACATTCGCGTGCGCTTTGATGTTGACGTACTGGCGGCCCACTTTCTCGCCTACGAGCAGCGCGGCGACGATAACCAGCGCGCCTACCAGCTCGGCAGCGTGAGTGTGCAGGAGGTGCTGCTGTGAGATCGCTGAGCGCCGCCATGCAGGCGCACATCGCCAGCGATACCACATCGCTGGTGCCGTGCTGGTACGTGATCCGGGCGGATGGCGAGATCGTGCGCGGTACGGAGGCCACGCGGGATGTGGTGATCAGCAGCGGCGCGCTGCAGATCCCCGGCACTTACCAGGCCAGCCGCAACATCACGATGAGTGATATGCGCTCGGCCGATGATCTGAGTGTCGACAACACGGAGGTGGCGGGCAGTCTCGGCGTGGACCTGGCGGTCGCCGACATCGAAGCCGGCCTCTACGACAACGCAGAGATCGTGCTCTTTCTCGTGAACTGGCAGGCGCCGGACGACGGTCAGATCATCCTGCGGCGGGGCAACATCGGCAACATCCGCCGCACGTCCGAGGGCCAGTACTCGGCGGAGCTGCGCGGCCTCACGCAGCGGCTGACGCAGACCATCGTCCGCACCTACGGCACGAGCTGCGATGCAGACCTCGGTGACACCCGCTGCGGCGTCGATCTGGAGGCGTTGACCATCACCGGCACCGTCACAGCCGTGACCTCGCGCCGGCGGTTCGATGCCACGCTCGACGCCGGCAGCCCAGCGCCCGCCGCCGGCTACTACAACGGCGGCCTGCTGACTTTCACCAGCGGTGACAACGCCGGCTACGGCAAGGAGTTGCGCCGGGATGCAGCCGAGGGCGCGCCTGGCGAGCTGGAGACCTACGAGCCGCTGCCGGCCACCATCGAGGTCGGCGACACCTTCACGTTGCGGCCGGGCTGCGACAAGTCGGCCGCGACCTGCAGGGCCAAGTTTGCCAACCTGGTGAATTTTCGCGGCTACGGCCTGTTTGTGCCGGGCGCCGGAGACATGATCCGGGGCGGATCTCGGGATGCGACCGGTGGCGACTTTGCCCAGCCGGCGGGCGAGCAGGCGCAGGACTGATGCACCCGCGCGCGGCAGACATCGTGCAGACGGCCCGCCAGTGGGTCGACGTCCCGTATCTGCACCAGGGCCGCACCCGCCATGGCATCGATTGCATCGGCCTGCCGCTGGTCGTCTGCTGGGCATTGGGCCTCTACCAGGGCGACTCTCGCCAGTATCCACGCCGGGCGATCGATGATCGGCTGCGCGACCAGGTTGCTGCGATCTGCACCGAGCTGGCTGAGCCCACGCCGGGCTGCGTGTTGTTGTTCCGCTGGCAATCGCATGTCCAGCACTGCGCCATCTACACGGGCGACACGATGATCCATTCCCACCGGTCGAATCGCCGCGTTGTTGAGCACGGCTACGCCGGCGCCTGGCTGCGGGTGACGGATTCGGCGTGGAGGTTGCCGGCATGAGTGGCAACGACGCACGTGCCGTAGGACGTCTGGCCTTTACGGCGATCGGTT
The window above is part of the Abyssibacter profundi genome. Proteins encoded here:
- a CDS encoding phage portal protein — its product is MSESRSIVSRAFDAAEAAALPVLDRVGKLVDAGVQTVAPGAALERARNRKVLAAVTTSGSAAYEGARPSRKRKFHSNTQSGDALSRTSAVALRNQARHLERNSDVVTGVLDKLVDFSVGANGIMVEPMPRDRNGDIHSDFAKLLRTEWDRWSEHPEVTGQHDRGQAERLAQRTHFRDGEVLGQLVQGPRSDGPYLGDIPLAVELLEPDVLPHDFDDFAQNIRQGIARNDWGRPTAYHVYRGHPGDMWKLGDIRTKEVPAASMLHHAHVTRIGQLRGISALASVIPRLQDIHEYEDSERLANKMAADLVLKITRGAPEMWGSGDGTSTYDPLEPPIFRMDGGMVVANTGPGEDAEFFNSGRPNNQAVDWVNGMLRRVSGGVGLTYSAVARDYNGTYSAQRQELVENWPHYHALTGRFVARWTRPQYQAFVRWVALVYGVPADLDLSTLADAMYLGPPMPWIDPEREANAKVIMMQACLTSAARVQRELGRSWEDEYQQIKREIDARQAMGITSSADLPQAAVTQAAPTQSEPTPDDGQARTRGQAGHLKAVK
- a CDS encoding C40 family peptidase, whose amino-acid sequence is MHPRAADIVQTARQWVDVPYLHQGRTRHGIDCIGLPLVVCWALGLYQGDSRQYPRRAIDDRLRDQVAAICTELAEPTPGCVLLFRWQSHVQHCAIYTGDTMIHSHRSNRRVVEHGYAGAWLRVTDSAWRLPA
- a CDS encoding head-tail joining protein, coding for MGFDARATEMTGRLFAAFGDPASLTVPGGEPLSVTAELNEDANAETVPGLPRSAMRERLPMINLQKTEVEQAPPRGTRIDFTDLGRAFVVDSLQESTDDEWIVAAREVS
- a CDS encoding DUF2190 family protein codes for the protein MRNFVKEGYDLDYPNPDGAAALSAGDPLRYGDNLVAVALVDIAAGVTGSVVTEGVVTLTKLGADAMEIGDRVFLDHANKRVQLATGSDGGSPDLAFVCAGVVVEAAAGSGTTTVKVKLNVSQPTA
- a CDS encoding DUF2460 domain-containing protein → MSFIDARLDMGYDYGAEGGRSWNTSVITLAGGRSIRNQNWQDWIGRWQLGNRVIDKAQLDYLASFHARARGMLHTFRYKDWNDYELIQGLQTVADGQIQLAKTYGAGAPAYVCPITLPVDGTLVIQHSADGIAWSPWTEDADYSADYSTGVVTLLGSPPPAPAYVRASCEFDIRVRFDVDVLAAHFLAYEQRGDDNQRAYQLGSVSVQEVLL
- a CDS encoding ClpP-like prohead protease/major capsid protein fusion protein, with product MKLKIQARTLRPKAAGGPDGELLIYGDIGETWWGTYVDANSVNEQLTGLSATHLLVRINSGGGSVTDGIAILNIIRGLGIRVTVRIEGIAASIASVIAMAGDTVQAYANTTFMVHLPWSLVAGNAVELREFADVLDTFGESIAQSYARKTGRTADEELARISDGKDHWYSATQARDEGYVDEVLDELELADDDASAQFAPAIEAMTRYRTAPQAIAASVHPHVARALRTAAAGTAPTAPAQPTPAASAAHPEECNMKWTAIAQALGLTVKADATETQVREQVCQHLKLDASVGDDAVMAAVLKAQAGVAPAQPAPAEPQPAEPTRAEQINQIFAFAAEARPDDAQLTQLRAAAHIGNEDLATVRTQLLAYMEQHPVSASSVGGRYVAAEAGEDERDKRINAAGDYLVHRSGVTSHGGEEAKRIRQAMNGNPFRGHSYSDIARSVLEDNGINCRGMGRIEVVEAAIRAAATHTTSDFPHIFENALHKTLVLGGQAVNPTWRRFCRTGSIADFREHPRYRAGSFSSLEAVNEAGEYPHGTIADAERESITGRSKGKRLSITRDMLINDDMGVFSNIAFLLGQAAERSIEIDVYALFALNSGNGPTLGDGKAMFHADHNNIAAVAAAPSVEAIEAARVLMGNQQDVGGNDFLDIRPDLWLGPLSLGGTARVVNNSEYDPDATNKLQRVNKVRGLFSDVVDTPRLTGTPWYMLASPAIEPVFEVAFLDGIEETQLAMEEKFSTAGMEWRVIRDYAVGGVGYRGIVKNAGASS
- a CDS encoding DUF2163 domain-containing protein → MRSLSAAMQAHIASDTTSLVPCWYVIRADGEIVRGTEATRDVVISSGALQIPGTYQASRNITMSDMRSADDLSVDNTEVAGSLGVDLAVADIEAGLYDNAEIVLFLVNWQAPDDGQIILRRGNIGNIRRTSEGQYSAELRGLTQRLTQTIVRTYGTSCDADLGDTRCGVDLEALTITGTVTAVTSRRRFDATLDAGSPAPAAGYYNGGLLTFTSGDNAGYGKELRRDAAEGAPGELETYEPLPATIEVGDTFTLRPGCDKSAATCRAKFANLVNFRGYGLFVPGAGDMIRGGSRDATGGDFAQPAGEQAQD